Proteins co-encoded in one Brassica oleracea var. oleracea cultivar TO1000 chromosome C4, BOL, whole genome shotgun sequence genomic window:
- the LOC106342733 gene encoding probable protein phosphatase 2C 74 yields the protein MGSCLSSSGETRSRRRKSSSKRRSCSSSFDNTGEDEPLLHRIPGRMFLNGSTDHASLFSQQGKKGPNQDAMIVWENFGSMADTVFCGVFDGHGPYGHVIAKRVRDLLPLKLGSHLESSYVSCEEVLKEISLNTADRKTSESLVHISANGESRIYNKDQDMVQTLLTSIVKAYRFMDKELKMQVDVDCFCSGTTALTMVKQGQHLVVGNIGDSRAVLGTRNKENKLVPFQLTEDLKPDVPAEAARIKRCRGRIFALRDEPGVARLWLPNHNSPGLAMARAFGDFCLKDFGLISVPDVSYRRLTEKDEFLVLATDGIWDVLTNEEVVEIVAKAPTRCTAGRALVEAAVRNWRWKFPTSKVDDCAVVCLFLDSKPDNLSTASFSVDKHISNGLTEPDTASTSTPGSGTESPELNGVDRIDTLVNLTMHVPTKE from the exons ATGGGGTCCTGCTTATCATCTTCAGGAGAAACCAGGAGTAGGAGGAGGAAGAGCTCCTCCAAGAGGAGATCTTGCAGTTCTTCTTTCGACAACACTGGAGAAGATGAGCCACTTCTCCACAGGATCCCTGGAAGGATGTTCTTGAATGGATCTACCGATCATGCGTCTCTCTTCTCCCAACAGGGCAAGAAAGGTCCTAACCAGGACGCTATGATTGTCTGGGAG AATTTTGGGTCAATGGCGGACACTGTTTTTTGTGGTGTATTTGATGGACATGGTCCATATGGTCACGTTATAGCAAAGAGAGTCAGGGATTTGCTTCCGCTCAAATTAGGCTCTCACTTGGAGTCGTCCTATGTCTCCTGCGAGGAGGTTCTTAAAGAGATCAGCCTCAACACTGCTGACAGAAAGACCTCTGAAAGCCTTGTCCACATATCTGCTAATGGAGAATCCCGAATCTACAATAAGGATCAGGATATGGTTCAGACACTGTTGACCTCAATTGTTAAGGCCTACAGATTCATGGACAAGGAATTGAAGATGCAAGTGGATGTTGATTGTTTTTGTAGTGGAACTACTGCTCTTACTATGGTTAAGCAG GGTCAACATCTTGTTGTTGGAAACATTGGGGATTCAAGAGCAGTATTGGGTACGAGGAACAAAGAGAATAAACTTGTTCCTTTTCAGTTAACTGAAGATCTCAAACCAGATGTTCCAG CTGAAGCAGCCAGGATAAAGAGGTGCAGAGGACGTATATTTGCTCTCCGGGATGAACCTGGGGTTGCCCGCCTCTGGCTTCCTAACCACAACTCACCTGGTCTGGCCATGGCGCGTGCTTTTGGAGATTTTTGCCTTAAGGACTTTGGTCTCATTTCTGTGCCTGACGTGTCTTACCGACGCCTCACTGAGAAAGATGAATTTCTTGTCTTGGCAACTGATGGG ATTTGGGATGTATTGACGAATGAAGAAGTAGTGGAGATTGTAGCGAAAGCACCAACACGTTGCACAGCTGGTCGAGCCTTGGTGGAAGCTGCAGTGAGGAATTGGAGATGGAAGTTCCCCACTTCAAAAGTCGATGACTGCGCTGTAGTTTGCCTTTTCCTTGACTCGAAACCAGACAACTTATCAACTGCTTCTTTCTCAGTGGATAAACACATCAGCAATGGCCTTACTGAACCGGACACAGCATCAACGTCAACTCCAGGCTCTGGAACCGAATCACCTGAGCTCAATGGAGTCGACAGAATCGACACACTCGTGAATCTCACCATGCATGTGCCAACCAAAGAGTAG